CGGTCGGCGCGCTGACCGACGTGCCGTACGAGGTCGACGACACGGGCCTCGGCGACTTCCCGCCGCAGCTCGACCTCGGCATCGACGCGCCGGCCGACGGCGGTCCGTGGCTGGACCTCAACCTGCTCGGCGAGCCGTCCGACGGCGGTTCGGACCATCTGGACGACGGCACCAGCGCCTACGCCGGCGACATCCCGGACAGCCCGCCGTCCGGCCTCGCCGACCTGACCGCGATGGACGCCGGCGCCGACAGCACCAGCTGGCCGGACCTGATGGCCTCCGACGACCCGGCCGTACGCTCACTGGCCCACCTATGGACCCCGGCGGCCTGACGACACCAAGCCCACCTCAAAGGCCGTAGGGACCCCACATGCGCCTGGCGCACGTAAGGGGTCCCTACGGCCTTTGAGGTCAGCGGTTGAACTGCGACACGACCAGCAGCACCACGAACAGGATCAGGAAGCACACCGCGACGATCGACGAGATCACCACGATCCGCTCCTTGTACCACGGCCGCAGCTCCTCGTCCTGCTGCGCCGGCGCCGGTGGCAGCGGCTGACCCAACGGCTGCGGTGGCAACTGCGGCGGACGTGGCGGTTGAACTGGCGGCTGAACCGGCTGGAAGCCGCCTCCGCTGGCCGGCGTGGCAGACGTCGGCGCGACCTGCTGCGCCGGCGGCGGAGCGACCGGCTGAGGAGCTGGCTGAGCCGCTGGCTGAGGTTGTGGGGCCGGTTGTGGGGCCGGTTGAGGCGGCGGCACTGGACGCGCCGCTGGCTGCGGTGGCGGGGCGGCCGGCCGAGGTGGCGGACTCGCGATCGGACCGTTCGGCCGCGCCGGCAGCTGCGGACCGCCACCGGTCGTCGGGCGGTTGGCGCCAGGCCCGGGTGGTGGCAGCTGGTTCGGTGGACCGACCGGCCGTGCCGGCGGCGGGAACTGGCCGGGACGCGGTGGCGGACCGGCCGGCGGACGGCCGGGGAAACCCTGCGGCGGACGTACGCCCGGCGGACCAGGTGGCGGCAGCGGACGTCCGGGCGGACCAGCCGGACCGGGACCGCCTGGACGCGGCGGCTGAGTCGGCCGGAAGGCCTGCGGTGGCGTCGAGACCGGCGCGGCGCCGGCGTCACCGGCGACCGCGCCGGCGCGCAGGCTGCCTTCGGCGACGACCGTCTCCGGCTGTTCCAATGTGGTCGGCGCTACTCCGGTGGAGCTGTGGATCAGGTGCGCGGCCAGCGGGATCCGGCTGGACCCGCCGACCAGGAAGATGCCGACCAGGTCCTTGGGCTCCAGCCGGGCCTGGCCGATGGTCTGCGACAGACACAGGA
The nucleotide sequence above comes from Fodinicola acaciae. Encoded proteins:
- a CDS encoding Hsp70 family protein produces the protein MRVLGVDFGTSNTVAMLRTADGRVRPLLFDGSPLLPSAVYLGTDGKILVGRDAERNARVDPGRFEPNPKRRVDDVTVLLGESEIEVPRLAAAVLEQIVTEVRRQIGGIPEQLRMTHPARWGERRRNMLVQAAQMAGLPRPQLIPEPVAAASYFTAVLGTSVPPGRSLAIYDLGGGTFDATVVRRTQHGFEVLAEQGLGDVGGLDFDYAVVSHLGGTYGDTHPDLWKHLVEPEDGTDRRHRRMLLEDVRGAKEMLSRTSTADIHLPALEVDAHVTRDELEQMIKPYLERTVLCLSQTIGQARLEPKDLVGIFLVGGSSRIPLAAHLIHSSTGVAPTTLEQPETVVAEGSLRAGAVAGDAGAAPVSTPPQAFRPTQPPRPGGPGPAGPPGRPLPPPGPPGVRPPQGFPGRPPAGPPPRPGQFPPPARPVGPPNQLPPPGPGANRPTTGGGPQLPARPNGPIASPPPRPAAPPPQPAARPVPPPQPAPQPAPQPQPAAQPAPQPVAPPPAQQVAPTSATPASGGGFQPVQPPVQPPRPPQLPPQPLGQPLPPAPAQQDEELRPWYKERIVVISSIVAVCFLILFVVLLVVSQFNR